One genomic region from Marinobacter szutsaonensis encodes:
- a CDS encoding ATP phosphoribosyltransferase regulatory subunit — MTVSDRWLLPDGVEDILPPLAGRIESLRRDVMDTCQRWGYQLVIPPLIEYLESLFTGTGHDLELQTFKLTDQLTGRMMGVRADMTPQAARIDAHTLGQEGITRLCYAGHVLHTRPRHMLTGRTPIQAGCELFGSASESADMEVISLMLETLRVAGLPRIHLDLAHVAIYESLIGEADFDRDTEETIFDAMARKSVPELDVLLGDCPEGSAGSRLRKLARVSGGPEALVEARKILSGASESLDAALDKLDRVANMLTRDFPEVSFGFDFCELRGYNYHTGLVFAAYVPGHGDSVAKGGRYDAIGSDFGRPRPATGFSLDIRALVSLGERTVKKNGAVWAPADQDPTLEGAVSDLRKTETVIRALPEDEGVNPATRGCDRQLVKKDGEWVVESLD, encoded by the coding sequence ATGACAGTATCTGATCGCTGGTTACTGCCGGACGGGGTAGAGGACATTCTGCCGCCGCTGGCCGGACGGATCGAATCCCTGCGCCGGGACGTAATGGATACCTGCCAACGCTGGGGCTACCAGCTGGTCATCCCGCCCCTCATCGAATACCTGGAATCCCTGTTTACCGGTACCGGGCATGACCTGGAACTGCAGACTTTCAAGCTGACCGACCAGCTTACCGGCCGGATGATGGGTGTTCGTGCCGACATGACTCCACAGGCCGCCCGCATCGATGCCCATACCCTGGGCCAGGAAGGTATTACCCGTCTTTGCTATGCCGGCCATGTGCTGCATACCCGACCGCGCCACATGCTGACGGGGCGGACGCCAATCCAGGCCGGTTGCGAGCTGTTTGGCAGTGCCTCCGAATCGGCGGATATGGAAGTGATCAGCCTGATGCTGGAAACCCTCCGGGTTGCCGGCCTGCCGCGCATTCACCTGGACCTGGCGCACGTGGCGATCTACGAGAGCCTGATTGGTGAGGCGGATTTCGATCGGGATACCGAAGAAACCATCTTTGATGCCATGGCCCGGAAATCGGTACCGGAACTTGATGTGCTCCTGGGTGATTGCCCGGAAGGGTCCGCCGGCAGCCGGCTCCGTAAGCTGGCGCGGGTGAGCGGTGGCCCCGAGGCGCTGGTCGAAGCACGGAAGATCCTCAGCGGTGCCTCCGAGTCTCTGGATGCCGCCCTCGACAAGCTGGACCGTGTGGCGAACATGCTGACCCGGGACTTCCCGGAAGTGAGCTTCGGTTTCGATTTCTGCGAGCTCCGGGGCTACAACTACCACACCGGACTGGTGTTTGCGGCCTATGTGCCTGGCCACGGGGATTCCGTTGCCAAGGGAGGCCGCTACGATGCCATTGGCAGTGACTTTGGCCGTCCCCGTCCTGCCACGGGCTTCAGTCTCGATATCCGGGCGCTGGTGTCCCTGGGCGAGCGGACAGTAAAGAAAAACGGCGCGGTTTGGGCGCCGGCAGACCAGGATCCGACTCTGGAAGGGGCGGTTTCGGACCTGAGAAAAACGGAAACGGTTATCCGGGCATTGCCGGAGGATGAGGGTGTTAACCCTGCCACCCGC